A stretch of Chionomys nivalis chromosome 2, mChiNiv1.1, whole genome shotgun sequence DNA encodes these proteins:
- the LOC130870061 gene encoding olfactory receptor 10AG1-like, which yields MDHAEIRTEDNASTVTHFILLEFSDLPNLQGFLFGMFSLVYIIILIGNSSIIVITILDPALQKPMYFFLANFSSLEICYISVTLPRILYNIGTQNRNIPKLACATQTCFFLILGATECFPLAVMSYDRYVAICNPLHYPLVMNPVKCNQLAAGSWLGGMPFQVAQTCQIFSLSFCNSNRINHFFCDLPPILKLACEDTSVNERSVYLVTILIATVPFMLILASYSKIVATILKLPTATGRAKAFSTCSSHLLVVFLFFGSATVTYLRPKSTHSPGTDKLFSLFYTIVTPMFNPLIYSLKNKDVIAALRKLLLRK from the coding sequence ATGGATCATGCAGAGATCAGAACAGAGGACAATGCCTCCACAGTCACACATTTCATCCTCCTGGAATTCTCTGACCTTCCCAACCTCCAGGGGTTTCTGTTTGGAATGTTCTCCTTAGTTTACATCATTATCCTAATTGGAAATAGCTCCATAATTGTGATAACCATCCTCGATCCTGCACTACAGAAGCCCATGTATTTTTTCCTGGCAAACTTTTCTTCTCTGGAAATCTGTTATATATCTGTCACTCTTCCGAGAATTCTGTACAACATTGGTACTCAGAATAGAAACATACCCAAGCTAGCCTGTGCCACACAAACGTGCTTCTTCCTTATTCTGGGAGCCACTGAATGTTTCCCTCTGGCTGTGATGtcttatgaccgctatgtggctatCTGCAACCCTCTGCACTATCCCTTGGTCATGAACCCAGTAAAATGCAATCAGCTGGCTGCGGGCTCATGGCTTGGAGGAATGCCATTCCAAGTAGCACAAACCTGTCAGATATTCTCTCTAAGTTTTTGCAATTCTAATCGAATTaaccacttcttctgtgacttACCTCCCATTCTCAAACTAGCTTGTGAAGATACTTCGGTTAATGAACGGTCTGTCTACTTAGTGACTATTCTCATTGCTACAGTACCTTTTATGTTGATACTTGCTTCTTATAGCAAAATCGTTGCTACCATTCTGAAGCTGCCAACAGCCACAGGACGAGCAAAAGCTTTTTCCACTTGTTCTTCCCATTTGCttgtagtgtttttattttttggatcaGCCACGGTTACTTACTTGAGACCAAAGTCCACACATTCTCCAGGAACTGACAAACTGTTCTCTCTCTTCTACACCATTGTGACTCCCATGTTTAATCCTTTGATATACAGCCTTAAGAACAAGGACGTGATTGCCGCACTGAGAAAATTGTTACTTAGAAAATAA